A single window of Mustela erminea isolate mMusErm1 chromosome 4, mMusErm1.Pri, whole genome shotgun sequence DNA harbors:
- the ADGRF5 gene encoding adhesion G protein-coupled receptor F5 isoform X3, whose protein sequence is MKSPRRTTLCFMIVVIYFSQATLNLNLESIVHPLILHEHEPAGKDSLRQKRAVASSSPTAEEYTVDVEISFENASFLESIKASLYSLSFPIQGNSTDQATTILSIEVTTVCRPTGNEIWCSCETGYRWPREHCLQNLTCQERDSVPAGHQCSCLKGLPPKGPFCQLQGADVTLRMSVRLNVGFQEDLKNTSSALYRSYKTDLETAFWKGYSILPGFKLVTVTGFRPGSVVVTYEVQTTTPSPDLMRKANEQVMQNLNQTYKMDYGSFQAVTSNETKFTIIPEIIFEGDTVNLVCENEVLSSNVSWHHVERRFDIQNSSRFLVYTTVLNNMTSISRLTIYNITQGDAGEYICKLTLDIFEYESRKKIDVTPIRIVATEEMKVTCDNNPVSLNCCSEINVNWSAIEWKQEGKINIPGNPETDLESGCSRYTFRADGTQCPSGSAGTTVIYVCEFLSIHGARGSKNIEVTFTSVGDNSSHNREVHQLPRQEMEMSTVESTTGNSLETKKAQEPQANLTITPDPISVSEGQNFSIKCISDVSNYDEVYWNTSAGIKIYQKFYTARRSAAGAESVLTVETATREWNGTYHCIFRYKKSYSVATKDVMVHPLPLEPDIMVDPLEATVPCKGSRHFRCCIEEDEDYKVTFQVDSLFFLAEKEVNGKQVCYKHSFSASSVSWCPKKLDIFCHFTNAANNSVRSSAMKINLVPGEKIMCRDPTIGVGEPGKVIQKLCQFSDVPSSPAGPTGGTVTYKCVGSHWEVKKNDCISAPIHSLLQLAKALIKSPCQDTKLPTYLKDLSVSTGKVKHEVSSFPGSLGAIINILDLLSTVPTQVNSEMMTNILSTVNTILSKPMLSTWKVSQHQPTNQSSQLLDSVERFSRALWSEDSTFLSINQTNVQMRSIIIKPGHPKPGHPKPYKQSFVFSDSDLWGNVAIEKCELGSLPWGSSIVTVAFPTLKTILTQDSQGKNIANSLVMTTTVSHNITMPFQISMTFKNINPSGGEPQCVFWNFSLANHTGGWDSSGCEVRRVDGDSVSCICDHLTSFSILMSPDSPYPGSLLEILLDIISYIGLCFSILSLAACLVVEAVVWKSVTKNRTSYMRHICIVNIAASLLVADIWFIVAAAIHDHFYPLNNTACVAATFFIHFFYLSVFFWMLTLGLMLFYRLVFILHDTSKSIQKTIAFSLGYGCPLVISVITVGATQPQEVYTRKNACWLNWEDTKALLAFVIPALIIVVVNMTITVVVISKILRPSIGDKPSKQEKSSLFQISKSIGVLTPLLGLTWGFGLATVFQGSNAVFHIIFTLLNAFQGLFILLFGCLWDQKVQETLLKKFSQSRWSSQHSKSTSLGSSTPVFSMSSPISRRFNNLFGKTAAPRGPPGSDGNLVSSGSSPI, encoded by the exons TCGCCTCAAGCAGCCCAACAGCTGAAGAGTACACCGTTGATGTGGAGATCAGTTTTGAAAATGCCTCCTTCCTGGAGTCAATCAAAGCTTCCTTGtacagcctcagtttcccaattcAAGGGAACAGCACTGACCAAGCCACCACCATTTTAAGCATTGAGGTGACAACAG TCTGCAGACCTACTGGAAATGAAATCTGGTGCTCCTGTGAGACAGGCTACAGGTGGCCCCGGGAACACTGTCTCCAGAACCTCACTTGTCAAGAGCGTGACAGCGTCCCTGCAGGGCATCAGTGCAGTTGCCTTAAAGGACTACCTCCCAAGGGACCTTTTTGCCAGCTCCAGGGAG cagatgtTACCCTGAGAATGTCGGTCAGACTCAATGTGGGCTTTCAAGAAGACCTCAAGAATACTTCCTCTGCTCTCTATAGGTCCTACAAGACTGACTTGGAAACAGCG ttttggaAAGGTTACAGCATTTTACCAGGCTTCAAATTGGTGACTGTGACAGGATTCAG GCCCGGAAGTGTGGTTGTGACATATGAGGTCCAGACGACGACACCATCCCCCGACTTAATGCGTAAAGCAAATGAGCAAGTAATGCAGAACCTTAATCAGACCTACAAAATGGACTATGGCTCCTTTCAAGCAGTTACTAGCA ATGAAACGAAGTTCACCATCATACCAGAAATCATTTTTGAAGGAGACACAGTAAATTTGGTGTGTGAAAACGAAGTTTTGTCCTCTAACGTGTCCTGGCACCATGTTGAAAGGCGCTTTGACATCCAGAACAGCAGCAGATTCTTGGTTTACACCACCGTGCTCAACAACATGACCTCCATATCGCGCCTCACGATTTACAACATCACTCAGGGTGATGCAG GTGAATATATTTGCAAGCTGACATTGGATATCTTTGAATATgagtccagaaaaaaaatagatgtcacACCCATCCGAATTGTGGCAACTGAAGAAATGAAGGTGACATGTGACAACAATCCTGTATCCTTGAACTGCTGCAGTGAGATTAATGTAAATTGGAGCGCGATAGAATGGAAACAGGAGGGGAAAATAAACATTCCAG GCAACCCAGAAACTGACCTAGAGTCCGGCTGCAGCAGATACACCTTCAGGGCAGATGGGACTCAGTGTCCCAGCGGGTCCGCTGGAACGACAGTCATCTATGTGTGCGAGTTCCTCAGCATCCACGGAGCCAGAGGCAGTAAGAACATAGAAGTGACATTCACCTCCGTGG GAGATAATTCCAGCCACAACAGGGAAGTGCACCAGCTCCCAAGGCAGGAGATGGAAATGAGTACAGTTGAGAGCACCACCGGGAACAGCCTAGAAACAAAGAAAGCCCAGGAGCCGCAAG CCAACCTAACAATAACCCCGGACCCAATTTCTGTTTCTGAGGGACAAAACTTTTCCATAAAGTGCATCAGCGATGTGAGTAACTATGATGAGGTATACTGGAACACTTctgctggaattaaaatatacCAAAAGTTTTATACCGCCAGGAGGTCTGCTGCTGGAGCAGAGTCGGTGCTGACCGTGGAGACGGCGACCCGGGAGTGGAACG GAACCTATCACTGCATATTTAGATACAAGAAATCGTACAGTGTCGCGACGAAAGATGTGATGGTTCACCCCCTGCCTCTAGAGCCGGACATCATGGTGGACCCTCTGGAGGCTACGGTTCCATGCAAAGGTTCCCGTCACTTCAGGTGCTGCATTGAGGAGGACGAAGACTACAAAGTAACTTTCCAAGTGGACTCCTTATTCTTTCTTGCAG AAAAAGAAGTTAATGGAAAGCAAGTGTGTTACAAACACAGTTTCTCAGCAAGCTCAGTTTCCTGGTGTCCAAAGAAGCTGGACATTTTTTGTCACTTTACCAATGCTGCTAACAATTCAGTCCGGAGCTCAGCTATGAAGATTAACCTGGTTCCAG GAGAGAAGATCATGTGCCGAGATCCCACAATAGGTGTTGGGGAACCAGGGAAAGTCATCCAGAAACTATGCCAGTTCTCAGATGTACCCAGCAGCCCTGCAGGTCCCACTGGCGGGACAGTGACTTACAAATGTGTAGGCTCCCACTGGGAGGTGAAGAAAAATGACTGCATCTCTGCCCCAATACATAGTCTGCTCCAGCTGGCCAAG GCTTTGATCAAGAGTCCCTGTCAGGATACGAAACTCCCAACATACCTGAAGGATCTTTCTGTCAGCACAGGCAAGGTGAAACATGAAGTCAGCTCAtttcctgggagcctgggagccatCATTAACATCCTCGATCTGCTCTCAACAGTTCCAACCCAAGTGAACTCAGAAATGATGACG AACATTCTCTCTACGGTTAACACCATCCTCAGCAAGCCCATGTTGAGTACCTGGAAGGTGTCCCAACATCAACCGACCAACCAGAGCTCACAGCTTCTGGATTCAGTAGAAAGATTTTCccgagcattatggtctgaagaTAGCACTTTTTTGTCCATCAACCAAACGAATGTGCAGATGAGGAGCATAATAATAAAACCTGGCCATCCAAAACCCGGCCATCCAAAACCCTACAAACAGAGCTTTGTTTTCTCAGACTCAGACCTCTGGGGCAACGTGGCCATCGAAAAGTGTGAGCTAGGAAGCCTGCCGTGGGGTTCGTCTATTGTCACTGTGGCTTTCCCAACTCTCAAAACCATCCTCACCCAGGACAGCCAAGGAAAGAATATTGCAAACAGCTTAGTGATGACAACCACAGTTAGCCACAATATAACCATGCCATTCCAGATTTCAATGACTTTTAAGAACATCAACCCTTCAGGTGGGGAACCACAATGTGTCTTCTGGAATTTCAGCCTCGCCAACCACACAGGGGGGTGGGATAgtagtgggtgtgaagtgagACGAGTTGATGGGGACAGTGTTTCCTGCATCTGTGACCACCTGACGTCATTCTCCATCCTCATGTCCCCCGACTCTCCATACCCTGGTTCCCTCCTGGAAATACTACTGGATATCATCTCCTACATTGGGTTGTGCTTTTCCATCTTGAGCTTAGCAGCATGTCTAGTGGTGGAAGCCGTGGTGTGGAAATCAGTGACCAAGAATCGGACATCCTATATGCGCCACATCTGCATCGTGAACATTGCTGCCTCCCTTCTGGTGGCCGACATCTGGTTCATTGTGGCCGCTGCCATCCACGATCATTTTTATCCTCTCAACAACACAGCCTGTGTGGCCGCCACCTTCTTCATCCACTTCTTCTACCTCAGTGTCTTTTTCTGGATGCTGACTCTGGGCCTCATGCTCTTCTACCGTCTGGTTTTCATCCTGCATGACACAAGCAAGTCCATTCAGAAGACTATTGCGTTTTCTCTTGGCTATGGCTGCCCTCTTGTCATCTCAGTCATCACGGTGGGGGCTACCCAGCCCCAAGAAGTCTACACCAGGAAGAATGCCTGCTGGCTCAACTGGGAGGATACCAAGGCCCTGCTGGCCTTTGTCATCCCAGCGCTGATCATCGTGGTAGTGAACATGACCATCACAGTTGTGGTCATCTCCAAAATCCTGAGACCTTCCATTGGAGACAAGCCAAGCAAGCAGGAGAAGAGTAGCCTGTTTCAGATCAGCAAGAGCATCGGGGTCCTCACACCACTCTTGGGGCTCACCTGGGGTTTTGGTCTTGCCACTGTGTTCCAAGGAAGCAATGCTGTGTTCCATATTATATTTACGCTCCTCAATGCCTTTCAG ggattaTTCATTTTACTCTTTGGATGCCTCTGGGATCAGAAG GTCCAGGAAACTTTGTTAAAGAAGTTTTCACAGTCAAGATGGTCTTCACAGCACTCAAAG tcAACATCCCTAGGTTCATCAACACCAGTATTTTCTATGAGTTCTCCCATatcaagaagatttaacaatttgtTTGGTAAAACAG CAGCCCCAAGGGGCCCCCCAGGCAGTGATGGAAACCTTGTTAGCAGTGGCAGCTCACCAATCTGA